A single window of Cellulomonas sp. NTE-D12 DNA harbors:
- a CDS encoding DUF3618 domain-containing protein translates to MTTNDPDRIRADIERTRAELSYDVDALGDKVSPGSIAHRQATRVRAGATSLKSRVMGTARDAAHKVSDTAGDVSSSSGDALSSAGDAVTGLPHTVARQTEGNPLAAGLIAFGVGWLASSLVPATKPEQRAALAVKEQAADLTEEAKATASEVAQHLKDPALEAGQAVKDAATQAAGQLREHGSQAASDLKDEAVQAKENVQETRQ, encoded by the coding sequence ATGACCACCAACGACCCGGACCGCATCCGCGCGGACATCGAGCGCACCCGCGCCGAGCTCAGCTACGACGTCGACGCACTCGGCGACAAGGTGAGCCCCGGCAGCATCGCGCACCGGCAGGCCACCAGGGTGCGTGCCGGCGCCACGTCGCTGAAGTCCCGCGTGATGGGGACCGCCCGCGACGCCGCCCACAAGGTGAGCGACACCGCTGGGGACGTGTCCTCGTCGTCCGGCGACGCGCTCTCGTCGGCCGGCGACGCCGTCACCGGCCTGCCGCACACGGTGGCCCGCCAGACGGAGGGCAACCCGCTGGCCGCCGGCCTGATCGCCTTCGGGGTCGGCTGGCTCGCGTCCTCCCTGGTGCCCGCGACCAAGCCGGAGCAGCGCGCGGCGCTCGCCGTCAAGGAGCAGGCCGCGGACCTGACCGAGGAGGCCAAGGCCACGGCCAGCGAGGTGGCGCAGCACCTCAAGGACCCGGCGCTCGAGGCCGGTCAGGCCGTCAAGGACGCGGCGACGCAGGCGGCCGGACAGCTGAGGGAGCACGGCAGCCAGGCGGCATCCGACCTGAAGGACGAGGCCGTGCAGGCCAAGGAGAACGTCCAGGAGACTCGCCAGTAG
- a CDS encoding phage holin family protein, with protein sequence MNLDEAAAQAQAEAAQARAEAEATAAPSLGDLLSDITRDVSTLMRQEVALARAELQQSAKNAGKGAGMFAGAGVAGHMVLLFLSIALWWGLGSAMGHGWAAVVVAVIWAVIGAVLAARGRAELRRMSGLQQTTDTAKKIPNALAGHEEKNR encoded by the coding sequence ATGAACCTGGACGAGGCCGCGGCGCAGGCTCAGGCTGAGGCCGCCCAGGCCCGCGCCGAGGCCGAGGCGACCGCAGCCCCGTCGCTCGGCGACCTGCTGTCGGACATCACCCGGGACGTCTCTACGCTCATGCGCCAGGAGGTCGCCCTCGCCCGCGCCGAGCTCCAGCAGTCGGCGAAGAACGCGGGCAAGGGCGCGGGCATGTTCGCCGGCGCCGGCGTCGCCGGCCACATGGTGCTGCTGTTCCTGTCGATCGCGCTGTGGTGGGGCCTCGGCTCCGCGATGGGCCACGGCTGGGCCGCCGTGGTGGTCGCCGTCATCTGGGCGGTGATCGGCGCGGTGCTCGCGGCCCGCGGCCGCGCCGAGCTGCGCCGCATGTCGGGTCTGCAGCAGACCACCGACACGGCCAAGAAGATCCCGAACGCTCTCGCCGGACACGAGGAGAAGAACCGATGA